One window of Triticum dicoccoides isolate Atlit2015 ecotype Zavitan chromosome 5A, WEW_v2.0, whole genome shotgun sequence genomic DNA carries:
- the LOC119298972 gene encoding SEC1 family transport protein SLY1-like — translation MALSLRKKQLDLITRMLHLNQQQPSPDGGGGEGDEEAYKILVMDGPCISLLSPVLRVGDLRKHGVTLHLNIDKARQQVADAPAVYLVRPTPANADRIAADAAAGLYASFHVNFSTSVPRPVLDRLAAATAASRSAHRVARVADQYLDFVCLEDGLFSLAQPRAYVALNDPAAADSDITSLVEAVALGLFCVVATLGAVPIIRCARGGPAEMVAAALDARLRDHLLAKPNLFTEAASSAASSFQRPVLCLFDRNFELSVGIQHDWSYRPLVHDVLSFKLNKLKLPTEKYDLDDSDPFWVANSWSPFPKVAEEIEAQLAKYKQDVDEVNQRTGGGRDGVEFDGTDLIGNTKHLMNAVNSLPELTERKKMIDKHTNIATALLGHIKERSLDGYYECENDMLVNGTVDRNMLLSLLRGKGTKEDKLRLAVTYLLSFEAPLASELEQVEAALRESEVDMSAFQYVKRIKSLNTQFAAASSTASRSNIVDWAEKLYGQSISAVTAGVKNLLSDGRQLALTRTVEALMEGKPNPEVDNYLLFDPRAPRSGTGGQFRGPFREAIVFMIGGGNYIEYRSLVELGQRSQPSKHVIYGATEILNGVEFIQQLAELGQKAGLGGGGSSNLPPQ, via the exons ATGGCGCTCAGCCTCCGCAAGAAGCAGCTCG ATTTGATCACGCGGATGCTCCACCTGAACCAGCAGCAGCCGTcgccggacggcggcggcggggagggcgaCGAGGAGGCGTACAAGATCCTGGTGATGGACGGGCCCTGCATCTCGCTCCTCTCGCCGGTGCTCCGCGTCGGCGACCTCCGCAAGCACGGCGTCACCCTCCACCTCAACATCGACAAGGCGCGCCAGCAGGTCGCCGACGCGCCCGCGGTCTACCTCGTCCGCCCCACGCCCGCCAACGCCGAccgcatcgccgccgacgccgccgcgggGCTCTACGCCTCCTTCCACGTCAACTTCTCCACCTCCGTCCCGCGGCCCGTCCTCgaccgcctcgccgccgccaccgccgcgtccCGCTCCGCGCACCGCGTCGCCCGCGTCGCCGACCAGTACCTCGACTTCGTCTGCCTCGAGGACGGCCTCTTCTCCCTCGCCCAGCCGCGCGCCTACGTCGCCCTCAACGACCCGGCCGCCGCCGATTCCGACATCACCTCACTCGTCGAGGCAGTCGCGCTCGGCCTCTTCTGCGTCGTCGCCACGCTCGGCGCCGTGCCCATCATCAGGTGCGCCCGCGGCGGGCCGGCCGAGATGGTGGCCGCCGCGCTGGACGCCCGCCTTCGAGATCACCTCCTAGCCAAGCCAAACCTGTTCACGGAGGCTGCATCCAGTGCCGCCTCGTCGTTCCAGCGCCCGGTCCTCTGCCTGTTTGACAGGAATTTCGAGCTGTCGGTGGGGATACAGCACGATTGGAGCTACCGCCCGTTGGTCCACGACGTGCTGAGCTTCAAGCTCAACAAGCTGAAGTTGCCGACAGAGAAGTATGATCTCGATGACTCTGACCCATTTTGGGTGGCAAACAGCTGGTCGCCGTTTCCGAAAGTGGCCGAGGAGATAGAAGCGCAGCTCGCCAAGTACAAGCAGGATGTGGACGAGGTGAACCAGCGCACCGGTGGCGGTAGGGATGGGGTTGAGTTTGATGGAACAGATCTCATTGGCAACACCAAGCACCTCATGAATGCGGTGAACTCGCTCCCGGAGCTGACCGAACGGAAGAAGATGATCGATAAACACACGAATATTGCAACTGCGCTGCTTGGGCACATCAAGGAGAGGTCTCTGGATGGATACTATGAGTGTGAGAATGACATGCTCGTGAATGGTACTGTGGATCGGAACATGCTGCTGAGTCTACTCAGAGGGAAGGGCACCAAGGAGGACAAGCTCCGTCTGGCCGTTACCTACCTGCTATCATTTGAGGCACCACTGGCATCTGAActtgagcaggttgaggctgcgctGCGGGAGTCAGAAGTAGACATGTCTGCGTTCCAGTATGTGAAGAGGATAAAGTCGTTGAACACTCAATTTGCTGCTGCATCAAGCACGGCAAGCAGGAGCAACATTGTTGACTGGGCAGAGAAGCTTTACGGACAGTCCATTAGTGCCGTGACAGCAGGCGTGAAGAATCTCTTGTCGGATGGGAGGCAGCTGGCTCTTACTAGGACTGTCGAAGCCCTCATGGAAGGGAAACCAAACCCAGAGGTGGACAACTACCTACTGTTCGATCCACGGGCCCCTAGATCAGGAACTGGTGGGCAGTTTAGAGGACCCTTCAGAGAAGCCATTGTTTTCATGATTGGTGGTGGAAATTACATCGAGTATAGGAGCTTAGTTGAGCTAGGGCAGCGCTCACAGCCTTCAAAGCATGTCATATATGGAGCAACGGAGATTCTCAATGGGGTGGAATTTATTCAGCAGCTCGCAGAACTGGGACAGAAAGCGGGATtaggtggtggcggcagcagcaaCCTACCGCCGCAGTAA